The stretch of DNA ATTTCTCTCTTGTTTAGATGGGGATTGTACAAGAACATCTTCTGGAATATTTGAGAGAAATGGCATAGGTATTCATACCACTCCTAATGGGATTGTCTACACAGGAAGCTGGAAAGATGACAAGGTATTATTGTTGTTTTGAGCATTGATAGTGGATAAGTAACTCTATTGGTTAAATGATTCCAGGCATTTCACCATTAATCAAAAAACACATATGAGTAGAccatgcaataaaaataaaaaatgattatatttaacatatatgaaCATAAGAATAGTATTAAACTCATGCAGAGAGctaattatcatcattatcatctttCTTATTTCCTATTCATTGAGCAAAGTGAACTCATTACATAGttttctcattgaatcctcatagCAGCCTCATGAGTCAGATACCATTAATGTTCCTATTTTACAATTGAGGGAAATCAGGCTCAGATTTCTTgcccagctagtaagtgatgaaaCAAAAATGTGTTCTCAGGTCTGCCTGAATACAAATTTTTGTTCTTAACAACTTCTTTGTGCCATTTCTGGGCTAACTAAACTGATTGTCCTTTAAGCTTTTTGATATAGTCAAGGTATCTTGAGGACTCCTGTTATTATCATCATGGACCCCCAAAATGTTCAAGTGCCCCAGATCAGAAACATTGACTTGGTGAGCTTCACAGAAAGATACATACAAAGGACTGTGATAAAATGTTAtcttatttttgtgaaaataaaggATGATACAATGATAGATTAAATAATAACAAAGTAGATGATAGACATGTGTACATTTTTGAAATGTTCTAGGGAACTGAAGATTAGTTACTGAGGTAATTTCCTTTGTTACAAACAGATGAATGGTTTTGGAAGACTTGAGCATTTTTCAGGAGCAGTATATGAAGGAAACTTTAAGGACAATATGTTTCATGGACTGGGGACTTATACATTCCCAACTGGGGCAAAGTACACTGGAAATTTCAATGAAAATAggtaagtttaaaataaaatgtcattgtaGTTCTAAAAGAGTCTTTTCAGGCACATTCGCTTAAAAACTTAGTTGATGCTAAATTTCTTTTGTAATGTatttagttaaaatatatttataatatattttggaaaatttgggttctatgttggggaaaaaaatgttataagagAGGCTAAGGCCATCATGAGCCTCCAAAAGAAAATATCATTCTTGGTGATAATCTATTagacttttcatttatttcctcttgaCTTCTGTTCCTATAGAACTTTTTGCAGTCATATTGGAAATGGAAAGCTTGTTGCAATTATTGACAATATTTAGgccaaaaattattttcacttgaaATATCTTgataaacttttgtttttagttttaaattttattttttcttccagtttgagatataattggcatacactGCTGTATAAATtcaaggtatacagcataatgattcgacttacatacatcatgaagtgattaccacagtaaatttagtgaa from Phocoena sinus isolate mPhoSin1 chromosome 13, mPhoSin1.pri, whole genome shotgun sequence encodes:
- the MORN2 gene encoding MORN repeat-containing protein 2, producing MNGFGRLEHFSGAVYEGNFKDNMFHGLGTYTFPTGAKYTGNFNENRVEGEGQYTDIHGLEWCGNFHFTAAPGLRLKLHM